Genomic DNA from Entelurus aequoreus isolate RoL-2023_Sb linkage group LG25, RoL_Eaeq_v1.1, whole genome shotgun sequence:
tatttggtcagtgcatgactacaagctaatcaatgctaacatgctatttaggctagctgtatgtacatattgcatcattatgcctcatttgtagctatatttgagctcatttaatatcctttacttttatcctctttgtatataatttagttttgcatgtttaATGACACATcatctgtgtgtaatattggctgcatttcagatagttgtttgtgtgccatgttgttccaaaccacagcaaacattacctagcttgccaaagattataATAACTCTTTTAaaaaaagacagcctgccgtttcctttaacttggacacacacatctatacctttggctattAAAAGCCAGTCttatccaggagttatctcaccttccgagtagcctctgatttactaatggtatctaatgttgtaaaaatgtgtagaataaatattatatttcaacatttctgtcaacgaacgacatagtaattttgatagtaggctattatagctatcatagacacatacatcatgtgttgactttattataagacttatatatggcttttagttttttgcggctccagactgtatttttggtccaacattttgggttgccgacccctgagttaaCCTATTCAATTCAAAGCATTCACTGTTTGATTTTTCATCGCCTCAGACGCAGGCCAAATTAGCATAGTTTAGCCTAGATTCACTAGCTCCAAAAGAGTCACCACGCAAACGCCGGATAAACGCCGTTATGGCTTCAAGGAACAATTGCAAACTTTTCTTAGACAGGCTGTCCCTGCTAGAGGGATGTGTCCACATGTTGGAACAgaacaattaaatacaattagACAGCGTGGACACGCCGGTTACCGGGGGCTGCACTAGGCGTATCTGCCATCTTATTAATTACGCACGAGAAGCCATAAGAGGGCGGGATGTaccgtgtaaaatacattggaaatttggtgccctctaggcatctgtgtaaatgttgcatacaGCCCTTTTAATATGCTGATAATAAAATCAGGAAGCCATGACTCGCCACAGCAAAACCTATatgaaaaacattcaaaaaagcaaaagtaaaagcacaggcaCATACTGTATAAGGCAGTGATTACAAACAACACCTTGGAGACAGACACCACAGTAGACAAaccgtattttgcggaccatagggcgcaccggattataaggtgcactgccgatgaatggtctattttttatattttttcatacattaggcgcaccggattatagggcgcattaaagaattcatattattattatttttttctaatgtaaaacacttccttgtggtctacataacatgtaatggtggttctttggtcaaaatgttgcatagattatgttttacagatcatcttcaagccgcttactGACAGTCGCTTCTAGATgcagcgttttgtgggcggtcttaattacgtggctcaccttcggcagcgtcttctccccgtcatctttgttgtagcggtgtagcgtgcaaggacgggagtggaagaagtgtcaaaagatggagctaactgttttaatgacattcagactttacttcaatcaataatggagcagcgtctcctcatccggaaacaaccacaccggaaacgtgtcccgtgaaaaaacgtccgaccggaactctagttccttgggtgaataatgtaaactcactacaccggtatgttttagcgctttcatggcgagtttactgacagatataagtaagaacttcacactactttatattagaaatggcaacagcagaggatgaatgtcccataacaaggagatagagaaaaagaagaagcttatcgactaagctggatttatgcagatcccaaacacagatcagcaggtaccagaaggtaagaaaagttccataatattgcgaaacaaaacgctagataatgtcttaccttatacacacaccataataatactaatttgtttaatgcgccgacaacccTTCAAGCGGTGtgccttcatagcttaccaaagttgtactaaaacattttgatagacttttgagagccgtgtgtaatgttctacattttcaatggaacatttaaaatgttggtgttgtttacttgagacatattgccatcatagtggcaatatacacttatctcttatgtttgactgccatctactggtcacacttatcattacaccatttaccgaataaaatagctttgaggtgggtaagctcaaccaaacgtattccttacattaggcgcaccaggttataaggcgcactgtcgagttttgagggtaaaaaaatgattttaagtgtgccttatagtcctgaaaatacggtacttcacaCTGAAGCCGTAATTTCTCCGTTATTATTGGTCCACAGCTAATGAGGATTTGGGTAAAATAAGGGTAGTAAGTTTTTTTGGTTGCTGTGTATTTCGCCGGCGGGAGGGTGTTAGGACTGCATGGACGTAGTAGCGGCTGAGTGCATAAAAACGGCCGCAAAATTGCCCCAAAAttattagattatatatatatatatatatatatatatatatatatatatatatatatttatatatatatatatatatatatatatatatatatacataacaattTTGGGAGATGGTCGGCTCAGACATGGGTTcggttattcatgtttacattgtttcttatggaggaaTTTGCTTCCATATACACCCTTTTCTACTTACCAACACTAATaaagtttgtaaatcaaagtTAAATTCTACCTTTTTGCTCAAAATGTCGTTTGACTTCAACTCACAAGATGAGTTCCTAAAAcagtttctcacacacacacacacacacacacacacacacacacacacacacacacacacacacacacacacacacacacacacacacacacacacacacacacacacacacacacacacacacacacacacacacacacgcacacaattgacaaaataaaagcatgttttattgtaagtttatgagctgaagTATATTTAGAACGATATTCAGACTtattatttttggtttatttcgtcagGAAAACTAACGCCAGAACGACTCCATTGCATGCTTCCGGGCACAGCTGCATATGTCGTTGGTACCAAATATGGCGCCTCTCGTTTAGTTGTCCATACTCGGTCTATACCCGACTCTGTTATGGAATCGTTGAGAGAAGGAATGAAGTTAATTATGTATTCTACTTTTGTGATTGGGTGTTTCTGCTACTATTCATCACCAAAATGACCTCAATCAATTTTCTGTGAAATTCATTAAACAGAAGTAAAACTGACCTTTAGCTACGTTGCCGTCGCCATCCGTTAGGATGACCCAAGGTACAGCCTTGTCGCCGTGGATGTGGTAGACAATGCCCGTCCTGTCATCGACACTGTAGAGCTTCCCGTTGAACACCACTAGCTCCGACAGCTCCATGCCCCGCCCCTTCTCGGCCAGGTGGCTCTCCAACACCGTCATTTCCGCGTCCCATTCCACGGACACCTTGTCGCCGTTCTGCGACACCAAAAGGTGCCCGCGCCGCATGTAGCTGAACCACGCCAGCTTCTTTTCGCTGCGCGAGTTCGTGTCCAGGTCAGCGATGACCGCGATGCGGTAACGGGTGCCGTGCGGAGTGAATTCGGGTGGACTGAGCGGGTAGGTGTCGTTGTAGCGGGAGTCGGCCCGCGGGGGGTCGCCGCGGCTCGCCTTCCAGCTGTTGGAGCTGTAGGAGCGGGGGTGCAGGCCCGTGCTCAAGTGCAAGAGCAGCAGGACCAAGGCCAGCGAGGCGGCCGCCACCACGATGGGCCGCCACTTGAGGCGGAAACGAGGGTCCGTGGGGTTGGCCATGGTCGCCAGCATGGGGAGGCCTCCGACCGAGATGCGCAGACTGTTCATGGGCGCATTGTGCTCCTGTCGAGCCAAGTCTGCAGCTGCAGAGGGCATGGAGGACGGAGGGCTGGAGCGACCTGAAAAAAATGGACAGCAGTCAGCTTTGAGTGGCGTTTTAAGATAATTACTTGTTAATGGTAAATACtctattaaaagttaaagttaaagtaccaatgattgtcacacacacacgaggtgtggcaaaattattccctgcatttgacccatcacccttgatcaccccctgggaggtgaggggagcagtgagcagcagcggtggccacgcccgggaaacatttttggtgatttaacctccaattccaacccttgatgctgagtgccaagcagggaggtaatgggtctcatttttatagtctttggtattactcggccggggtttgaactcacaattagtgTGTGGGTTTGagcctaaaaacatttttttcaaatgttacgATATGAAAAGCAGTCGGCAGGGATGGAGAAGGGCCACAGTAAATCCGGAAGTAATTGCCCGGCTAATAGgtgaacaaaaacatatttttaccatTGGAAACTGaaatagaaataatctgttcccGGGTCCAACTGCCCCAGTCTATTCTAGGGAGGTAAccgtaaacggtataatgataaaccacgGTAAAATTCCGAAAtattagtaataccgtttaattttttaattatcaaacaaCCGTCATTTATTCTTGCATTAGGCAACATTGCTCACTTCCTGGAAACGCAGAAGCTACAACGGCGCCTCTGCTCTAGTGCTGTTTGCAATGGCGTAGTTTTGTCCCAGTACCAAAATGattccgatacttttcggtactttggtacttttctaaataaaggggaccacaaaaaaattgcattattggttttattttaacaaaaaatcttagtgtacatgaaacatatgttttttattgcaagtttgtccttaaataaaatagtgaacatacaagacaacttgtcttttagtagtaagtaagcagtaacatattgtgtcattttccattctattattttgtcaaaattattaaggaaaagtggtagaaaattaattattaatttacttgttcatttactgttaatatctgcttactttcaatcaatcattcaatgtttatttatactttctctttcaacatgttccttctacacttctgttaaaatgtaataataatataatataaaatataatattcttttgttgtttgatactttacaatccaataccaagtcgttacaggatcatacattggtcatattcaaagtcctcatgtgtccagggacatatttcctgagtttataaacacaatatacattttttttaaacgaaagatgtgatgccaaaaaatagacgtaatcatagtagtatcgactagatacgctcctgtacttagtatcattacagtgggtgtagatccaccaatggcgtttgtttacattgtgacgccagtgagctatggtgtgtagtgaagcatgttttgattgattgattgaaacttttattagtagattgcacagtacagtacatattccgtacaattgaccactaaatggtaacacccaaataagtttttcaacttgtttaagtcagggtccacgttaatcaattcatggtttagctattcctcgtcctgcagggatgatacctgtaagaaacgtactttatttgtcgccatggaggcgaggattagtgatttagaagtagctaaaacactgccgactgcgaatggacgttcgccgccagctagctagccatgtcttaaagtttcagtgttaaaacttcaccattatctttagtttttaagccaaaatgcgtccattctcccttttctgtttacacacattgtctgtttgtaagtgattccgtgattgtgcactgccgaacatgctcctctgctcgtaaaccatcaATAACAGAACGTGATGACggaggtgcgggaccggtacttttcagaggcggtatagtaccgaatatgattcattagaatcgcggtactatactaataccggtataccgtacaaccctacaatggcagtaaacaacacaagAACCTCACTCTTGAGATGTTGCCCTTCTAGTAAATGGACAAAATCTGAAGACTGAACGTATTTTGGGTTTGTAAAGCGTGCGGAGGGTAAAATAACTGAGCATATTCAGTCCATTAGCAGAAAATGCAGGAAAAGAGTCCAGACGAAAGGAGGCAACACCAACTCTGGAACCACCATCCTCAACAATACATCGAGTGCAAGGTAAGTCAACTTGTAGCTGAATGCATGATGAAAAGTGTTTGAAAATGAACATGTCATCATTGGTCTGTCAAACGTTCTTATAGCTACACTTCATTAAGTGTTACCTAAAGTTATTTGTTATTGGGCGCTATCGATTAATAGCAAGCTTTGGCAGAGCAAAATGTACTTACGTATGTTTATGTTTTGTGCTGTTAAGGACTGCTGCTACTGTACTTTACTTTTAAAACGGTGTTAAAAACAAATCCTAGCAAAAAcactgcaaagtgttttgtttttagaaGAGGAACAATAAGGTTAGTGTGTCActccgaggcgagaaagcagcttacgatgtcaatacagcagcattaGGAAGTTACCTCTCTTTGACAATACGCCGCTGAAAACAGGCCCTTAACGGGTAGCGCTTAATAACAATATCGCATAcagggccgtaactaggatttgacaaatactgaGGTCAAGAATTGGTTGtccaagaggagctttgaaagactgaaatcatgggtatcccagcaccatataagttaaaaagttaaagtaccactgataatcacacacacactaggtgtggtgaaattaccctctgcatttgacccatccccttgttccaccccctggaaggtgaggggagcagtgagcagcagcgggggccaCACTCGGGAATAATTTAGGTGATtaaacccctaattccaacccttgatgctgagtgccaagcagggaggtaatgggtcccattttcatagtctttggtatgactcggccggggtttgaactcacgaccttcccatctcagggtggacactctaaccacaaggctatataaaatatattaccttgagcaactCCATTaatttccagaataacaaaagctttaaaTGGAGCTATAACTATCACTCATCTAACATCATTGATAATgagcatgattttgtaacagtccacttttttatTAATATCCTGAAGTTTAACATATtgaacaattttaacatcattaaaacttaaattaaaaaaaacattttcaaccaTAACCAGGGTTCGAACCCAAGATTGTCTGCTCTGTACTGCAAGTACTAATGATGTCCACCACAGAGCAACTGGAAGTGATCGAGGAAATTTTGCCTTTCATATTTTTAAGCAGTGCAGTGttttccataaactgccaagatacctgtggcggtgggggcgtggccaccatgacatcatcgagtaatttgcataatttactacaatgatttgattttctctaaaaaggctcaaaaaatgtatacttactaaataacagttttgttttaaacatccatccatccatccattttacaatataattacaacactttatgtacatatttatatacagatttgaataataagttattcactgaaatatatttattaattgtggttcttacaaaaaatatatcttataaaatataaaagctaaaatgtctcaaagctctgcccctttaattagtgcatactaaataatttaactttagcctactactacaaccatattatttaccagcaacataaagtgaaacagaggcagaggtgtcctgccacagtcagtaacaaataaacagaaaacagtagtggtggtagatagacacagagcttcatcaaacatctgatccactgaacaaagagctccaaaaatcttgaactttagactgccatcagttttactccctacacttaaccatgtgtttcctactgcctgcagactttgcaccctttgttatatacacatgttgtgtttccaatataaatacatttaataaagtcaaatacaaataaggcaacaagagaagtatcctacacttctcttttgtaaagtaaatctgaacagccgatatgggcatttacatcaactatatgatttgcctgagaagctggagaggacaaaaaaaaattttaaaaaaaaataaattattttttatttgtggcggacgtaattctttcgtggcgggccgccacaaataaatgaatgtgtgggaaaccctgcagtgACAGAGCATGTCGTGGCGAGGAATACGTTTGAGGTCAAATATTATATGAAgtgccttgtcattcaataatttacattcTAATGTGCGTGTTATCTTCTCTCCTCCATGTGGACCAGGTAGTTCTTCGGGGGAGCAAGCGTGATGTTAGCAGCCTAAAAATCATGGTTGCATTTTTGTGAAAGCTGAAAGGGCCTTTCATTAAGGGGCCCTGCGCCAAACAGCAGCCCATTGTGTCAGTGGAGACCAGGACCACAAGTGCTTACCTCTTCGTCTCCTCCCGGCAGACCGTCGTTGACCCCGCATCGAGGTATACCTCACCAGCCCCCCACACACCTCCAGATGCTTCACCTGCTCTGAGCACAAACGACTACTGCGTAAGGCTAACCTTTAACTACGCTTTCAGGATCACGGTCCAGTCCAAAGGTGCTTGTTGATCACTAAAACCTTTATTATTAACCTATGTATGGGGCAAACCCATCCTAAGCGGTGCAAAAGCTGTGATGTAATTAACCACACTAGCAGAGTGCACTGAGGTTAAGGGTCAACCACGGTCAAAACAGACCAATGATCAAGGAATGTAGAGCCATTAGTTGCCTTGGTACACAATGACATTCTATTCTGAAAGGAAACACTCCTTAAAATACACAATGTGCTTTGTTACGTAATACCGCAGTCTGTTAATAATAGGCAACCGCAAAATTCCTGTACTAGTCGGGTTCTTAGTCTTAAAACTTTGCAGTTTGAACTGCAATCATTTAAAGCTAAGGCAGTGCTATGTTGTTGTTTTACAGTGGCTAACATActtttaggccccttctacacgacggttatccagggtaaatcccacctaaccttatccttgtccacacacacacaatgctcgtttaagaccccctcccccctccgtctgccggcgcaacgcaaccttttaggcatgcgcggaaaatgcgcacatcatagtcacctccagtgttgctttgtgtgcaagttattaaatgtaacttatctgaccaatatccagtgttgtggtattttaattaACTGGaaaccagtgtgctgtggggccctattgaagTATTTGACATAGGGTTGcaccattttgagaaaaaacctcATTGCAATTTTCCTCTCCAAAATTGTGATGGCGATCCGATTTGCGCTTTTTATATCATACAATAAATGCATCAAACTGcaaaaataacgagtgaaggaagacatgttacttttagatcttcaatcaacatattcttgtttcAAGGTgccacactttaaaaaaatatacgcaataatttacttaaaaaatgtttagctttatgcagacagactcaccgcttttgtctacatcatgctcttaaagcaggggtgtcaaacgtacgaaccgagggccggatcaggcccgcgaacaggttttatccgttaagtataaaaatgtgcctgaaatttttgaatgaaagaaacacctgttctaaatgtgtctactGGATGTCgcgatagcaattctttgtatctttgtagatcagtgtagtcaaagtcaaggcccgcaggccagatctatggcccccgataccccatatttgattagtattagaaccggcccgcaggccacaaacgcctgctgctgttttgcacgcaccaacactccatcagtgttggcgctaggaattttcaaaatgatcaatcaagtcataaaaatggggtcccatagtacatttttgggggtcccacttttttgtaactgttttgaaaacaaatgataaatgaatgCATTATCCGGTTATATCTCACatgctatattgtgttttggaaaaaggttgtcataaacgttacttaattcattaaaaaaaaataaaacagaagaaaccaaatttttatgcatatataaattaattcagttataaacattcattcactttcttctttccttcatggatcgtaACTTCACCGCTGccagtagttttttctatatttttactgtaatattttcagaatgtgtttgttctatttttggccaaagtaagaaaaagaaaacaatctgaagttgtctctattttttagttttaatgccatgattttaatagtccggcccgcgtgagcaTAGttcttcctccatgcggcccctgagctaaaatgagtttgacacccttgtagggatgatgtttgataaggaattatcgagttcgagcctattatcgaatcctcttatcgaaccgattccttatcgattctcttatcgagtccagataggttgttgtatatggaaaaaaacacaatatttggtttaacaaaagctcacttttattatataacaaaaaaataaaatctaataaataaataaatattgactgttccccacctaaaaaaataaaataaaataaataaatattgactgttgttacccaaagtatattaagtgggatttttcagagaaacaaatatatacagtaacacaaaaacaacctgtctctgtgatcactataggtgtatacataataatatagtgttaaataaaatcagtcccttgggcacaaaactgaaaataatacagctctccaaaaagtgcacttctgctgctatttgacataactgtttgttatgatgctttgacatttttgcactttatttctttattgaaagaacattctatgaagagaaaagttatttgcaaatgtggttacaatgctaataaatgaaaagttaaagctaaaaaaagaaatacactttattgagttaacattatttctttatgggggaaaaatgttatgagctagagaatataacaactacactacccagcatgcaacgggagttacgagcatgcgcggtagccccgaaaagtgttgcatgttgccacgctgtgaaagtaaacgtcaagaactcagccaacacgcctcgtctgcattatttataattagaccgacaacacatatacagtgtaattttgttttgtttacaaggaaagaaaaacaaaagttaaaaaagggagatatgttgtatatatatgtatgtgctgcggttgttttaagaacgttgcgacagctgccgtaaaggaggtgcgttgctatgtttccggttggtcgtaaaagtgttcgtcatgtgttttaccctgctaaaatctctcagtaaagttattcgatggattatagcttttgttttgaactttattacaccttggagcgctttttcccgtccattgttttcctgctttcgctatctgcgcctaatgactgagctacgtgatgtcccacggagcatttctggtcgggacgggattcgaataaagaatcaactcttttcctttactatagtggtctcgataacgggtaccggttctcaaaaagggattcgagtccgaggactctgttattttcttatcaaacaaccgggaaaaccggtttcgagtatcatccctacacccTTGtcttaaactaaagaaataaccATTAAAAACTATACAATGTttatattgtaatgtaatcatccattgtctaccgcttgtccctttcggggtcgctggagcctatctcagctgcattcgggcggaaggcagggtacaccctggacaagtcgccacctcatcacagggccaacagatagacagacaacattcacactcacattcacacactagggccaatgtaaTCATGATATATAATCATTTAAAAGGATCTAAACTTGTATtcctcattactgtagaattgtactGTAATTAGAAGTTAGATACatttgttatcctaaataaacatatttttgcttacagaaataaatccattaaatgtttttaactttaataaatattgaacatattaaagtgcatttttttcccagttggaaatACTAGGTCGGACGTTGTCTTTTTGTCTGTTGCCATCACGGCATGCTTCTTCGTACGTGTTGATGGGATCATATTGGCCATCCGAGTTGAGGCCAAAATATTACCACAACAGAACATTTGCTTTTGGAATCATATTTGTTTCCTTCTAATTTTTGTCACTTTGCGGAACTTCTCACTGGCAAGTCGCGAGGCTCTCTGTGAGTCCCTCTCTGCCcatcgagacaaagattgtggacgaCAGAAACAaaggctcactgcgttcagttagtTGTTTAGTTAATAGTTCCTACTATTAAATATACGCGTTCAGGTGCTGAGAGTGAGACTTCTTTCTCCCGGATTAAATCCAGAGACGAATAAACGCAAAGCTTGACATTTCTGACTGGCAAACACTTCTGTTAGTCAAATGCTGGTGACGACAAAGGGAAATTAAACTCAATCTCGATTTGATATTGATAATCGTGCAGCACTAATTTGACATATCGAATAACAGCAATTGACTTTTTTGGCAGTTAGAGTGTTGACATACAGCGTGCTTGTGCAGTTAATCAGGTTTTTAGGATGGTTATGATTATACACTGGGACACATTCCAAATGGACAGTAAGTCAACAACTCTGTTTCTTCTGACTGGGCTATTTCCTGGCACACCTTGATTTTCTCCATTCAGTTATAGAGTTTGCAGATTGTTGTAGATTCCGTCTCTTGAAATAACTGCAAAATAAGCTTATATAGTGTTGCATTAtacgtttttaaagacaaagtattcacagagcttcacttttcccacattttgttatgttacagccttattccaaaatgtaatacattcatttttgttctcaTCTCAATTCTAAAAACAATGCCCCATAATGGCAATGtggaaagtgtttttttttgcaaatttattagaaattatataataaaaatgtacatTAACATGAGTAGTCACAGCCTTTACTCAATACGTTGTtggtgcacctttggcagcatttacagcctcaagtctttttgaatacaatgccacaagcttggcacacctatctttgagcagtttcaccaattcctctttgcagcacctctcaggctccatcaggttggatgggaagtgttggttttcacccaggatgtctctgtacattgctgcattcatcttagtctagtcagggaggtgaccaagaacctgatggtcactctgtcagagctacagcattcttctgtggagaggagaaccttccagaaggacaaccgtctctgcagcaatccaccaatcagccctgcatggtagagtggccagacaaactactttttagtaaaaagtttgccaaaatgcacctgaaaaactctgaccatgagaaacaaaactcTCTAGTCTGATAAGACAAAGATgggaagtctttggcgtgaatgccaggcatcatttttggaggaaaccaggcaccgctcatcaccagaccaataccatccctacagtgaagcatggtggcagcatcatgctgtgggggatgttttttttagtggcaggaactgggagactagtcaggatagagggaaaagatgaatgcagcaatatagagacatcctggatgaaaaacgctttccatccaacctgatggagcttaagaggtgctgcaaagaggaatgaacaaaactgcccaaagataggtgtcaAGCTTGTGGCATAGTATTCAAAAGATTTGAGTATAAATTGCTGTCAAAGGCGCATCGACAAAGTATTGCGTAAAGGCTGTGACTACTtacagggttcgtacaccttttccatggccaaat
This window encodes:
- the cant1a gene encoding soluble calcium-activated nucleotidase 1, translated to MPSAAADLARQEHNAPMNSLRISVGGLPMLATMANPTDPRFRLKWRPIVVAAASLALVLLLLHLSTGLHPRSYSSNSWKASRGDPPRADSRYNDTYPLSPPEFTPHGTRYRIAVIADLDTNSRSEKKLAWFSYMRRGHLLVSQNGDKVSVEWDAEMTVLESHLAEKGRGMELSELVVFNGKLYSVDDRTGIVYHIHGDKAVPWVILTDGDGNVAKGFKAEWLAVKDEHLYVGGLGKEWTTTSGEFVNDNPEWVKLVGFRGDVEHQNWVPMYKSLKSAAGIQPPGYLIHESAVWSDTLQRWFFLPRRASTERYEETADERRGTNLVLSCSPDFKDVTVSQGGPLDPTHGFSSFKFVPNTDDQIILALKSEEDAGKIATYILAFTLDGRILLPETKIGDVKYEGLEFI